The genomic region GCCGTGATCGAGCCGATGATGATCGCCCGCCCCTTGCCGCTCTCGCGCGAGCCGGCGGCCATCAGCCGTTTCGCACCCTCGCGCAACGTCAGATAGGCGCCGAGGAAATTGGCGTCGAGCAGCTGCCGCAACCCATCCACCGACACCTCGGTCGAGCGTCCGGCATGGCTCATCCCCGCATTGGCGACGATCGTGTCGACCGTGCCGAAGCGCGCTTCCGCCGCGTCGTAAGCGGCGATGGTCGAGGCTTCGTCGCCGACGTCGAGCGACACCGCCAGCGCATCCGCGCCGATCTCCGCCGCCAGCGCCTCGACGCGCTCGACGCGGCGCGCGCCAAGCACGACCTTCGCGCCCGCCTTCACATAGAGCCGCGCGAAATGCACGCCGAAGCCCGAGGACGCGCCCGTGATCAGCGCCACTCGCCCGTCCAGCCTGAAATCCATCGCTTTCCTCCCGCTTCCCTCGTTTGCGAAGCAGCGTTGCGCGGCGGTTCCGCCCGCGTCAACCGGCAATCCGGGCCAGCGCCGTCACCCTTCCGCGCCGGCGAATCGCCCTCCCCTCTTGCCAGCGTCGCGGCGCCCGGCGAAAGCGGGTGGAGGAGCAAGAGGAACCACCTGATGTCCATCCTGTCCGACCGCTGGATTCGCGAACGCGCGCGCGCCGACGGCATGATCGAGCCGTTCGTCGAGGCGCAGCGGCGCGACGGCTGCATCAGCTACGGCCTGTCCTCCTACGGCTATGACGCGAGGGTCGCCGACGAGTTCAAGATCTTCACCAATGTCGACAATGCGGTGGTGGACCCCAAGGATTTCGCCGCGAACAGCTTTGTCGACCGCAAGACCGACGTGTGCATCATCCCGCCCAACAGC from Sphingomonas sp. CL5.1 harbors:
- a CDS encoding SDR family NAD(P)-dependent oxidoreductase produces the protein MDFRLDGRVALITGASSGFGVHFARLYVKAGAKVVLGARRVERVEALAAEIGADALAVSLDVGDEASTIAAYDAAEARFGTVDTIVANAGMSHAGRSTEVSVDGLRQLLDANFLGAYLTLREGAKRLMAAGSRESGKGRAIIIGSITAHLTGQGDSAYAASKAGVAHLGRNLAREWVRQGINVNVIQPGYVQTEIAGDWFQTEGGAKQIAAFHRKRMMDITALDPLMLYFASDASAQVTGGVIDVDDGQSL